A stretch of Anoplolepis gracilipes chromosome 12, ASM4749672v1, whole genome shotgun sequence DNA encodes these proteins:
- the Stac gene encoding protein unc-13 homolog 4B isoform X2 encodes MLQNPIKLKFYRKKCLPQNRSKKLLDDKTNIKQIKTSSAACKDEYLTNRNLSIMTDMQLQSDVVDNVCLRQEKHTNARTSNSSSSTDSQDSYILIATEEMPVVLKDTNWEYVDYCDITETIQSNSTAKKYCSPKCSTAWFLKIRREIMKNCRNKIHPVAICVNGVQESDGSFFENLGTLLAEKVRAQEQTEGPLPKKKDKTEEDEDTLSEEGSITEPTDALLETDSDRDEIEDARNFLAESMGLNIEELYAALLYMTQHQIGFDVSKECSQETLLNHLQNAFKVDNETHERVLKETKNLEPPELHLNVEVIEAKELISKDSNGKSDPFCALYLESAPTRRYNTAVKTCTLSPIWEEHFELPLDDPENDVLCLEVWDFDAAETVPEKMSKVKDVKGVRGLVKLAKEIAVTATTGSHDNEFIGRCRIPLKDIPTTGHTMWYALDKKNKSKRRGVVKLRLAFSAEHNAQVAAQEHRHLLRVLLLHEIETEKIEKYCWCGRWSAPADALILQHSAQRGLLARNLALAQWVEYARIHQEHPLSFTVFNKLAIDLLRPMDSGLFSVDETRLFWDATKKVLYSCLNSIRKIRRLTLGDKNVMLQLSAILGILSSISSLKVPEDIDLFPVKMYSWFSQFDDVKLDVLQSLENTIIRSCAEWFEHILNNNSPETESDEDALRYHIKIIQLIRSDLQKAIENYDKVFIKKVNVPYARMLYIAYEKRISDMCMIIIEDVCARLKRIEVDSTDNAELSLGTTLFELYLTLQRYAILGQVLCAEGQLENMKIQKYHDWFRGGVAHWLDIAVYKALKRIDRAVEIDSLQAVDNSVQYSSSAVDTLTTFYQIKVFWTQLAWPDVEGSYTFIAKIIDDICKCSIAYADRMAEKAEMTTELEQLSQSSVYEKKFTISTAWCFAINNIDYIRTSIAPLAQDLGLQEIVEALAEHKTQEEADRCRQTLQLIIDNATDTVKNKILELLEVVAQKMAPAMNRYLMEGAELIDTTSNAMDRLLQYLDSNLATLHDNLNEDNFKRILLVIWEIMSETLYELVNTNLEKRRPPAFYSNLHRTLHTLIRFFNLGADETANVQVLEKIERLLKLHGLETAELIHRYHQERLEEQKEIEEPIYGLVTIKAHFFDNSLNIQILNARNLRCMDSNGKCDSYIKIKLLPDEKFADIKVPKTHVQKETLFPLFDETFNIPLTPEQRTIEDAIVAFEMKDKDFLRSRFMAEAFLPFSEIPDTEPETDFATLEQVHLKLSRPTKKSTDVIRALEHRKGDNQAMDFISKLNTKANSK; translated from the exons ATGTTACAAAATCCCATCAAGTTAAAGTTTTATCGCAAGAAGTGTCTTCCGCAAAATCgttcgaaaaaattattagacgaCAAGAcgaatattaaacaaataaaaacatcATCTGCTGCATGTAAAGACGAATATTTAACTAATAGAAATCTATCGATTATGACTGATATGCAGCTTCAATCGGATGTCGTAGACAACGTTTGTCTGCGACAGGAGAAGCACACTAATGCCAGAACATCGAATTCATCCTCCAGTACAGATTCGCAAgattcatatattttgatagCGACTGAAGAAATGCCTGTAGTATTAAAAGATACTAACTGGGAATACGTAGACTATTGTGATATCACTGAAACTATACAAAGTAACAGTACTGCGAAAAAGTATTGTAGTCCTAAATGTAGTACCGCTTGGTTTCTAAAGATTCGCCGCGAGATTATGAAGAATTGCCGCAATAAAATTCATCCTGTAGCGATATGTGTAAATGg gGTTCAAGAATCGGATGGCAgcttttttgaaaatctcgGCACACTGCTTGCAGAAAAAGTTCGCGCTCAAGAACAGACAGAAGGCCCGCTTCCAAAGAAAAAGGATAAAACGGAAGAAGATGAAGATACCTTAAGTGAAGAAGGAAGTATCACTGAGCCAACTGATGCCTTGCTGGAAACTGACAGCGATAGAGATGAAATTGAGGATGCTCGGAATTTCTTGGCCGAATCGATGGGCTTAAAC ATCGAAGAACTTTATGCTGCACTGCTGTATATGACACAACATCAGATTGGCTTCGATGTTTCCAAAGAGTGTAGCCAAGAAACTCTTTTGAACCACttacaaaatgcttttaaaGTCGATAACGAGACACACGAAAGAGTGttaaaagaaacgaaaaatCTCGAg CCACCAGAATTGCATCTGAACGTTGAAGTGATCGAAGCCAAAGAACTCATCTCCAAAGATTCTAACGGCAAAAGTGATCCTTTCTGCGCCCTTTATCTCGAATCAGCCCCGACCAGAAGATACAATACTGCCGTGAAAACTTGTACGCTCAGTCCAATTTGGGAAGAACATTTTGAATT GCCATTAGATGATCCTGAAAACGACGTCTTGTGCCTTGAAGTGTG GGATTTTGATGCTGCCGAAACTGTGCCTGAAAAAATGAGCAAAGTTAAAGATGTTAAAGGTGTTCGTGGTTTAGTTAAGCTAGCCAAGGAAATTGCAGTAACAGCTACGACTGGTAGTCATGATAACGAATTCATTGGTCGATGTCGAATACCATTAAAG gatATACCAACAACGGGACATACCATGTGGTACGCTCTAGACAAGAAAAACAAATCCAAACGTCGGGGCGTTGTAAAGCTGCGATTGGCCTTTAGCGCGGAACATAATGCACAAGTGGCCGCACAAGAACATCGACACCTATTGCGAGTGTTATTACTTCATGAGATCGAAACGGAAAAAATCGAGAAATATTGTTGGTGTGGCCGGTGGTCGGCACCTGCCGACGCTCTAATTCTTCAGCACAGCGCTCAACGTGGTTTACTAGCTAGAAATCTCGCATTGGCACAATGGGTTGAATATGCAAGGATTCATCAAGAGCATCCATTAAGTTTCACAGTTTTTAATAAGCTCGCGATTGATTTGTTAAGGCCGATGGACAGTGGTTTATTCTCTGTCGACGAAACTAGATTATTCTGGGATGCCACAAAAAAAGTTCTGTATTCATGTTTAAACAGCATACGAAAAATTCGAAGACTGACTTTGGGAGATAAAAATGTCATGCTGCAATTATCTGCTATTTTAGG gatATTATCATCCATATCGTCTCTAAAAGTTCCTGAAGACATTGACCTCTTTCCGGTTAAAATGTACTCTTGGTTTTCTCAATTTGACGATGTTAAACTGGATGTACTTCAAAGCTTGGAAAACACAATTATACGAAGCTGTGCAGAatg GTTTGAACACATATTGAACAATAATTCACCTGAAACAGAATCAGACGAAGATGCACTTAGgtatcatattaaaataattcaactaATTAGATCAGACTTACAGAAGGCTATCGAGaattatgacaaagtatttataaa aaaagtcAACGTTCCATATGCAAGAATGCTGTATATTGCGTATGAGAAAAGAATCAGCGATATGTGCATGATTATTATAGAGGATGTATGCGCCAGATTAAAACGAATTGAAGTTGACAGCACTGACAACGCAGAATTAAGTTTAGGCACAACTCTGTTTGAACTTTATCTTACACTTCAAAGATATGCTAT acTTGGTCAGGTACTTTGTGCCGAAGGGCAGTTGGAGAATATGAAGATACAAAAGTATCATGACTGGTTTCGAGGTGGTGTTGCACATTGGTTAGACATTGCAGTATACAAAGCACTGAAACGCATTGATAGAGCAGTTGAAATTGACAGTTTGCAAGCAGTCGATAATAGCGTTCAATATAGTTCGAGTGCCGTGGATACATTAACAACTTTTTATCAAATCAAAGTTTTTTGGACGCAACTTGCGTGGCCTGACGTTGAAGGTTCCTACACATTCATAGCAAAGATTATTGAC GATATTTGTAAATGTTCCATTGCTTATGCGGATAGAATGGCAGAAAAAGCAGAAATGACGACAGAATTAGAGCAGCTCTCACAAAGTAGCGTTTacgaaaagaaatttacaatatcGACGGCCTGGtgttttgcaattaataacaTCGATTATATTAGAACGTCGATCGCACCTTTGGCCCAAGATTTAGGACTGCAAGAAATCGTAGAAGCTTTAGCGGAACACAAGACTCAAGAAGAGGCTGATCGTTGTCGGCAGACTCTACAGCTTATTATTGATAACGCCACAGATACTGTGAAGAACAAGATCCTAGAATTGTTGGAAGTTGTAGCTCAAAAAATGGCTCCTGCAATGAACAG ATATCTTATGGAAGGGGCCGAATTAATTGATACAACTAGCAACGCAATGGATCGTCTGCTACAGTATTTGGATAGTAATCTGGCAACATTACATGATAATCTCAACGAggacaattttaaaagaattctcCTGGTGATTTGGGAAATCATGTCTGAGACGCTATATGAACTAGTCAACACTAATTTAGAG AAACGACGACCGCCAGCTTTTTACTCAAACTTACATCGCACTCTTCACACGTTAATCCGATTTTTTAATCTTGGTGCCGATGAAACAGCGAATGTGCAAGTTTTAGAGAAGATTGAAcgtcttttaaaattacatggaCTTGAAACTGCTGAGCTCATACATCGTTACCATCAGGAACGTTTAGAGGAACAAAAGGAAATTGAGGAACCTATTTATGGTCTTGTTACCATCAAAGCACATTTCTTCGATAATTCGCTGAATATACAGATTCTGAATGCCAGAAATCTTCGTTGTATGGATAGCAATG GCAAATGTGATTcctatattaaaatcaaattactgCCTGATGAGAAATTTGCGGATATTAAGGTGCCGAAAACGCATGTGCAGAAAGAAACgctctttcctctttttgaCGAAACATTTAACAT tcCTCTTACTCCGGAACAGAGGACCATAGAAGACGCTATAGTAGCGTTTGAAATGAAAGACAAAGACTTTCTTAGATCGAGATTTATGGCTGAGGCTTTCCTACCATTTAGCGAGATTCCTGACACTGAACCAGAAACTGACTTTGCAACTTTAGAACAAGTTCATTTGAAACTTTCCCGTCCAACcaaaaaaa
- the LOC140671674 gene encoding uncharacterized protein, with product MRCKLIILFLFFRITVFCATAERIYYNDNVNTWTTSQRNQSDDTSFVLINPKQIQQAEATIKNFLIRLTGPIAQPTLISSFDGGNLQSTISEISKIIRTKLMEFARASGLTTSVQRQFKRTSWNSTISENWFTEGLVQGSLLLSDLVRIGEEVWFTIDRYFDRHNVTLYEDKELLSHKTMKSFKFLSIINDAATFNEKLFKCLLAVKDRKNLTFFYLDQTLVNLITGSLDSNVKTFRFNVEPKFSYTPNNGSEKLYALLCHSLVKRANHYDDCIKELRYLVACVSSPRQNSREMITHRTLFAKPWLTAIETLSDCKIYVNEDGSASVRCNFDQKLPRTTTRRVRYIYEKILNHRISKRSPLRHVANELGNVLSRSRWGRQFIYDVCQYFTIYEEGRRRLNTLSKYYTHNKDKKTVIRYNKISVSLDLYKSGILRKTMFAIDNVHRSALAMQKFFIQDIRNSRKQSWQTQILVCLSKWMKKLLELFGCTNLDDTDNDMQIPTDAPSINMTDSNSVMIDDDIYDENNEINHLMIYRKKDQIRKATDEAFDRLMHSINHINRVQNRNSKRTLTCLANNLLLATMFMETISFVSTLFCLGEHKDESNFEELEEE from the exons ATGcgatgcaaattaattatattgtttctattttttc GAATTACAGTATTTTGTGCAACGGCGGaacgtatttattataatgataatgttAATACATGGACCACATCTCAAAGGAATCAATCGGACGATACGTCATTCGTTTTGATAAATCCAAAACAGATTCAACAAGCGGAAgcaacgataaaaaatttcttgataagATTGACTGGACCGATTGCTCAGCCAACGCTAATATCATCTTTCGATGGAGGCAATTTGCAAAGCACAATTAGTGAAATAAGCAAGATTATACGAACAAAACTTATGGAATTTGCGCGAGCTAGTGGATTAACTACATCAGTTCAACGTCAATTTAAACGAACATCATGGAATTCTACAATCTCTGAAAATTGGTTTACCGAAGGTTTAGTTCAAGGATCACTTTTATTATCCGACCTTGTCAGAATAGGAGAAGAAGTTTGGTTCACGATTGATCGTTATTTCGATAGACATAATGTGACTTTATACGAGGATAAG gaaTTATTATCACACAAGACAATGAAAAGTTTCAAGTTTCTAAGCATTATAAACGATGCTGCcacatttaatgaaaaattattcaaatgttTGTTAGCGGTAAAAGACAGAAaaaatcttacatttttttatctcgatcAAActcttgtaaatttaataacaggTTCACTGGACAGTAATGTGAAAACATTTAGGTTCAACGTAGAGCCAAAATTCTCCTATACACCAAATAATGGCAGTGAAAAATTGTACGCGCTGCTTTGTCATTCATTGGTTAAAAGAGCCAATCATTATGACGATTGTATCAAAGAGCTGCGATATCTCGTAGCTTGCGTATCATCACCGAGGCAAAACTCTCGTGAAATGATCACTCATCGTACACTTTTTGCCAAACCATGGTTAACTGCTATTGAAACTCTAAGTGACTGTAAGATTTATGTTAATGAAGACGGCAGCGCGAGCGTTCGCTGCAACTTCGATCAAAAATTACCGAGGACTACGACACGGCGAGTAAGATATATTTACGAAAAGATTTTGAACCATCGAATATCTAAACGGTCACCTCTTCGTCATGTTGCAAATGAACTCGGAAACGTTCTTTCAAGAAGCAGATGGGGaagacaatttatatatgacgtgtgtcaatattttacgatttatGAAGAAGGTCGCAGAAGATTGAATAcgctttcaaaatattatactcataataaggataaaaaaacagtaataag gtaCAATAAGATATCTGTATCATTGGATTTATACAAAAGTGGAATATTAAGGAAAACAATGTTTGCTATTGATAATGTTCATCGTTCTGCATTAGCGAtgcaaaaattctttattcaaGATATTAGAAATTCTCGCAAGCAATCATGGCAAACTCAAATCCTTGTCTGCTTGTCTAAGTGGATGAAAAAACTTTTGGAATTATTTGGATGTACAAATTTGGATGACACAGACAATGACATGCAGATTCCTACTGATGCACCGTCAATTAATATGACAGATTCAAATAGCGTAATGATAGACGATGATATCTACGATgaaaacaatgaaataaaCCATCTTATGATATATCGCAAAAAAGATC agaTAAGAAAAGCAACTGATGAAGCCTTTGATAGATTAATGCATTCTATTAATCACATAAATAGAGTGCAAAACAGAAACAGTAAGAGAACTTTAACATGTCTCGcgaataatttgttattggCAACTATGTTTATGGAGACCATCAGTTTTGTTTCTACATTGTTTTGTTTGGGAGAGCATAAAGATGAATCTAACTTTGAAGAATTGGAGGAAGAATGA
- the Stac gene encoding protein unc-13 homolog 4B isoform X1, whose translation MLQNPIKLKFYRKKCLPQNRSKKLLDDKTNIKQIKTSSAACKDEYLTNRNLSIMTDMQLQSDVVDNVCLRQEKHTNARTSNSSSSTDSQDSYILIATEEMPVVLKDTNWEYVDYCDITETIQSNSTAKKYCSPKCSTAWFLKIRREIMKNCRNKIHPVAICVNGVQESDGSFFENLGTLLAEKVRAQEQTEGPLPKKKDKTEEDEDTLSEEGSITEPTDALLETDSDRDEIEDARNFLAESMGLNIEELYAALLYMTQHQIGFDVSKECSQETLLNHLQNAFKVDNETHERVLKETKNLEPPELHLNVEVIEAKELISKDSNGKSDPFCALYLESAPTRRYNTAVKTCTLSPIWEEHFELPLDDPENDVLCLEVWDFDAAETVPEKMSKVKDVKGVRGLVKLAKEIAVTATTGSHDNEFIGRCRIPLKDIPTTGHTMWYALDKKNKSKRRGVVKLRLAFSAEHNAQVAAQEHRHLLRVLLLHEIETEKIEKYCWCGRWSAPADALILQHSAQRGLLARNLALAQWVEYARIHQEHPLSFTVFNKLAIDLLRPMDSGLFSVDETRLFWDATKKVLYSCLNSIRKIRRLTLGDKNVMLQLSAILGILSSISSLKVPEDIDLFPVKMYSWFSQFDDVKLDVLQSLENTIIRSCAEWFEHILNNNSPETESDEDALRYHIKIIQLIRSDLQKAIENYDKVFIKKVNVPYARMLYIAYEKRISDMCMIIIEDVCARLKRIEVDSTDNAELSLGTTLFELYLTLQRYAILGQVLCAEGQLENMKIQKYHDWFRGGVAHWLDIAVYKALKRIDRAVEIDSLQAVDNSVQYSSSAVDTLTTFYQIKVFWTQLAWPDVEGSYTFIAKIIDDICKCSIAYADRMAEKAEMTTELEQLSQSSVYEKKFTISTAWCFAINNIDYIRTSIAPLAQDLGLQEIVEALAEHKTQEEADRCRQTLQLIIDNATDTVKNKILELLEVVAQKMAPAMNRYLMEGAELIDTTSNAMDRLLQYLDSNLATLHDNLNEDNFKRILLVIWEIMSETLYELVNTNLEKRRPPAFYSNLHRTLHTLIRFFNLGADETANVQVLEKIERLLKLHGLETAELIHRYHQERLEEQKEIEEPIYGLVTIKAHFFDNSLNIQILNARNLRCMDSNGDFIGKLSTLERKLHSKSKQRLKEGKTSKCDSYIKIKLLPDEKFADIKVPKTHVQKETLFPLFDETFNIPLTPEQRTIEDAIVAFEMKDKDFLRSRFMAEAFLPFSEIPDTEPETDFATLEQVHLKLSRPTKKSTDVIRALEHRKGDNQAMDFISKLNTKANSK comes from the exons ATGTTACAAAATCCCATCAAGTTAAAGTTTTATCGCAAGAAGTGTCTTCCGCAAAATCgttcgaaaaaattattagacgaCAAGAcgaatattaaacaaataaaaacatcATCTGCTGCATGTAAAGACGAATATTTAACTAATAGAAATCTATCGATTATGACTGATATGCAGCTTCAATCGGATGTCGTAGACAACGTTTGTCTGCGACAGGAGAAGCACACTAATGCCAGAACATCGAATTCATCCTCCAGTACAGATTCGCAAgattcatatattttgatagCGACTGAAGAAATGCCTGTAGTATTAAAAGATACTAACTGGGAATACGTAGACTATTGTGATATCACTGAAACTATACAAAGTAACAGTACTGCGAAAAAGTATTGTAGTCCTAAATGTAGTACCGCTTGGTTTCTAAAGATTCGCCGCGAGATTATGAAGAATTGCCGCAATAAAATTCATCCTGTAGCGATATGTGTAAATGg gGTTCAAGAATCGGATGGCAgcttttttgaaaatctcgGCACACTGCTTGCAGAAAAAGTTCGCGCTCAAGAACAGACAGAAGGCCCGCTTCCAAAGAAAAAGGATAAAACGGAAGAAGATGAAGATACCTTAAGTGAAGAAGGAAGTATCACTGAGCCAACTGATGCCTTGCTGGAAACTGACAGCGATAGAGATGAAATTGAGGATGCTCGGAATTTCTTGGCCGAATCGATGGGCTTAAAC ATCGAAGAACTTTATGCTGCACTGCTGTATATGACACAACATCAGATTGGCTTCGATGTTTCCAAAGAGTGTAGCCAAGAAACTCTTTTGAACCACttacaaaatgcttttaaaGTCGATAACGAGACACACGAAAGAGTGttaaaagaaacgaaaaatCTCGAg CCACCAGAATTGCATCTGAACGTTGAAGTGATCGAAGCCAAAGAACTCATCTCCAAAGATTCTAACGGCAAAAGTGATCCTTTCTGCGCCCTTTATCTCGAATCAGCCCCGACCAGAAGATACAATACTGCCGTGAAAACTTGTACGCTCAGTCCAATTTGGGAAGAACATTTTGAATT GCCATTAGATGATCCTGAAAACGACGTCTTGTGCCTTGAAGTGTG GGATTTTGATGCTGCCGAAACTGTGCCTGAAAAAATGAGCAAAGTTAAAGATGTTAAAGGTGTTCGTGGTTTAGTTAAGCTAGCCAAGGAAATTGCAGTAACAGCTACGACTGGTAGTCATGATAACGAATTCATTGGTCGATGTCGAATACCATTAAAG gatATACCAACAACGGGACATACCATGTGGTACGCTCTAGACAAGAAAAACAAATCCAAACGTCGGGGCGTTGTAAAGCTGCGATTGGCCTTTAGCGCGGAACATAATGCACAAGTGGCCGCACAAGAACATCGACACCTATTGCGAGTGTTATTACTTCATGAGATCGAAACGGAAAAAATCGAGAAATATTGTTGGTGTGGCCGGTGGTCGGCACCTGCCGACGCTCTAATTCTTCAGCACAGCGCTCAACGTGGTTTACTAGCTAGAAATCTCGCATTGGCACAATGGGTTGAATATGCAAGGATTCATCAAGAGCATCCATTAAGTTTCACAGTTTTTAATAAGCTCGCGATTGATTTGTTAAGGCCGATGGACAGTGGTTTATTCTCTGTCGACGAAACTAGATTATTCTGGGATGCCACAAAAAAAGTTCTGTATTCATGTTTAAACAGCATACGAAAAATTCGAAGACTGACTTTGGGAGATAAAAATGTCATGCTGCAATTATCTGCTATTTTAGG gatATTATCATCCATATCGTCTCTAAAAGTTCCTGAAGACATTGACCTCTTTCCGGTTAAAATGTACTCTTGGTTTTCTCAATTTGACGATGTTAAACTGGATGTACTTCAAAGCTTGGAAAACACAATTATACGAAGCTGTGCAGAatg GTTTGAACACATATTGAACAATAATTCACCTGAAACAGAATCAGACGAAGATGCACTTAGgtatcatattaaaataattcaactaATTAGATCAGACTTACAGAAGGCTATCGAGaattatgacaaagtatttataaa aaaagtcAACGTTCCATATGCAAGAATGCTGTATATTGCGTATGAGAAAAGAATCAGCGATATGTGCATGATTATTATAGAGGATGTATGCGCCAGATTAAAACGAATTGAAGTTGACAGCACTGACAACGCAGAATTAAGTTTAGGCACAACTCTGTTTGAACTTTATCTTACACTTCAAAGATATGCTAT acTTGGTCAGGTACTTTGTGCCGAAGGGCAGTTGGAGAATATGAAGATACAAAAGTATCATGACTGGTTTCGAGGTGGTGTTGCACATTGGTTAGACATTGCAGTATACAAAGCACTGAAACGCATTGATAGAGCAGTTGAAATTGACAGTTTGCAAGCAGTCGATAATAGCGTTCAATATAGTTCGAGTGCCGTGGATACATTAACAACTTTTTATCAAATCAAAGTTTTTTGGACGCAACTTGCGTGGCCTGACGTTGAAGGTTCCTACACATTCATAGCAAAGATTATTGAC GATATTTGTAAATGTTCCATTGCTTATGCGGATAGAATGGCAGAAAAAGCAGAAATGACGACAGAATTAGAGCAGCTCTCACAAAGTAGCGTTTacgaaaagaaatttacaatatcGACGGCCTGGtgttttgcaattaataacaTCGATTATATTAGAACGTCGATCGCACCTTTGGCCCAAGATTTAGGACTGCAAGAAATCGTAGAAGCTTTAGCGGAACACAAGACTCAAGAAGAGGCTGATCGTTGTCGGCAGACTCTACAGCTTATTATTGATAACGCCACAGATACTGTGAAGAACAAGATCCTAGAATTGTTGGAAGTTGTAGCTCAAAAAATGGCTCCTGCAATGAACAG ATATCTTATGGAAGGGGCCGAATTAATTGATACAACTAGCAACGCAATGGATCGTCTGCTACAGTATTTGGATAGTAATCTGGCAACATTACATGATAATCTCAACGAggacaattttaaaagaattctcCTGGTGATTTGGGAAATCATGTCTGAGACGCTATATGAACTAGTCAACACTAATTTAGAG AAACGACGACCGCCAGCTTTTTACTCAAACTTACATCGCACTCTTCACACGTTAATCCGATTTTTTAATCTTGGTGCCGATGAAACAGCGAATGTGCAAGTTTTAGAGAAGATTGAAcgtcttttaaaattacatggaCTTGAAACTGCTGAGCTCATACATCGTTACCATCAGGAACGTTTAGAGGAACAAAAGGAAATTGAGGAACCTATTTATGGTCTTGTTACCATCAAAGCACATTTCTTCGATAATTCGCTGAATATACAGATTCTGAATGCCAGAAATCTTCGTTGTATGGATAGCAATG GCGATTTTATAGGCAAGCTGTCTACTCTTGAGCGCAAACTGCACTCAAAATCTAAACAAAGACTGAAAGAAGGGAAGACAA GCAAATGTGATTcctatattaaaatcaaattactgCCTGATGAGAAATTTGCGGATATTAAGGTGCCGAAAACGCATGTGCAGAAAGAAACgctctttcctctttttgaCGAAACATTTAACAT tcCTCTTACTCCGGAACAGAGGACCATAGAAGACGCTATAGTAGCGTTTGAAATGAAAGACAAAGACTTTCTTAGATCGAGATTTATGGCTGAGGCTTTCCTACCATTTAGCGAGATTCCTGACACTGAACCAGAAACTGACTTTGCAACTTTAGAACAAGTTCATTTGAAACTTTCCCGTCCAACcaaaaaaa
- the LOC140671850 gene encoding trypsin epsilon, protein MTQSGKMRGAVIILYFVGFLIETSIENVTYKTQPKIIGGQAIDIKYRPFMLSLHNSLGFLCGASIIGRTWVLTALHCLKFPELPSEYHVRAGSNKTNKDGSVHKVTNIYVYNQTNIQYKLQHDIALLEVKPSFRFSRTIRPARLPRSNHRIKHQLLVCGWGYINAGIEKVAQTLMGVYVEYVPFEMCVKISSIYATLVKSDYHLCYGTQGKDACNGDSGGPLASKRTIYGIVSFGQGCGFVSGVYVKVSYYLDWIKAITNL, encoded by the exons ATGACACAGTCAGGAAAAATGCGCGGAGCAGTCATTATTCTCTATTTCGTTG GTTTCCTGATTGAAACATCCATCGAAAATGTAACGTATAAAACACAACCAAAAATTATCGGAGGACAagcaattgatataaaatatcgacCTTTTATG CTCTCTTTACACAATTCATTGGGGTTTCTGTGCGGTGCTAGTATAATAGGAAGGACATGGGTTCTCACCGCTCTCcattgttt AAAGTTCCCGGAATTACCGTCAGAGTATCATGTACGAGCTGGATCTAATAAAACAAACAAGGATGGATCTGTGCATAAAGTGACaaacatttatgtatacaaTCAGACAAATATCCAGTATAAGCTCCAGCACGATATCGCGCTTTTGGAAGTAAAACCATCATTTCGTTTTTCGAGAACCATTCGACCAGCTCGTTTACCGAGATCAAACCACCGAATAAAGCATCAACTCTTAGTCTGTGGTTGGGGCTATATAAATGCTGGAATT GAAAAAGTAGCTCAAACTCTTATGGGTGTTTATGTGGAATATGTTCCGTTTGAAATGTGCGTTAAAATCTCTTCTATTTATGCAACACTCGTCAAAAGTGATTATCATCTATGCTATGGAACTCAAGGAAAGGATGCCTGTAACGGAGATTCCGGAGGACCATTGGCTAGTAAAAGAACGATTTACGGCATCGTGTCTTTTGGCCAGGGTTGTGGATTTGTTTCCGGTGTTTATGTTAAAGTATCGTATTATCTGGACTGGATTAAAGCTATtacgaatttataa